One Leptospira meyeri genomic region harbors:
- a CDS encoding DUF4334 domain-containing protein — protein sequence MNTLEKKFNEMRSKKNNSTSDSFALFDALQPVSIEDTIGRWHGSGFHTAHTMDGALETFNWYGKEFVDADNVHPLVFRSFGKTLFKVNPSLMPVRLATLIPSTHLWPLKYLFLMVRFLFQTSKSKARVRRIEFRGQLTAAMIYDNLPIHDVFKKVNQDTLFGCMDYKGMKQPFFFVLERDK from the coding sequence ATGAATACACTTGAAAAAAAATTCAATGAAATGCGCAGTAAAAAGAACAATTCGACTAGTGATTCGTTTGCGTTATTTGATGCGTTACAACCAGTTTCTATAGAAGATACAATTGGTCGGTGGCATGGGTCCGGTTTTCACACTGCTCATACAATGGATGGAGCTTTGGAGACGTTCAATTGGTATGGAAAAGAATTTGTCGATGCTGACAATGTTCATCCTCTTGTATTTCGATCTTTTGGAAAAACTTTATTTAAAGTGAATCCTTCGCTTATGCCCGTACGACTTGCAACATTGATTCCATCGACTCACTTGTGGCCTTTAAAATACTTATTTTTAATGGTTCGTTTTTTGTTTCAAACTTCAAAATCAAAAGCGCGCGTCAGACGAATTGAGTTTCGTGGACAACTGACGGCTGCAATGATCTATGACAATTTACCCATTCACGATGTATTTAAAAAGGTAAATCAGGATACTTTGTTTGGTTGTATGGATTATAAAGGAATGAAACAACCTTTCTTTTTTGTATTAGAAAGAGATAAATAA
- a CDS encoding LIC_11695 family lipoprotein has protein sequence MKIKTLLTLITIGLFAFQCDLFDPQDKVTSDDLVSMLAIQQINANSMSEAQRLGLNVAYSHRFSIKDGPHLFCREYSTAYLEKKAEWELNMEQTYTTIGNAIGIQIVVERLNGPCAITNKVAACHYDGVDGINDLIPYAYTTEGEHKYLIPANAYYGVTDLKSAKEACERFKGTYVCYDPSKCWQ, from the coding sequence ATGAAAATAAAAACCCTTCTTACCCTCATCACAATTGGACTCTTCGCATTCCAATGCGATTTGTTTGATCCCCAAGACAAAGTTACTAGCGACGACCTCGTTTCCATGTTAGCGATTCAACAAATCAATGCAAACAGTATGAGCGAAGCACAAAGACTAGGACTAAACGTTGCGTATAGCCATAGGTTCAGTATCAAAGACGGCCCACATTTATTTTGTAGAGAGTATTCCACAGCGTATCTGGAAAAAAAAGCAGAATGGGAATTAAACATGGAACAAACTTATACAACTATTGGGAATGCTATCGGAATCCAGATTGTTGTAGAAAGACTCAATGGACCATGCGCCATTACTAATAAAGTTGCTGCTTGTCATTATGACGGTGTGGACGGAATCAATGATCTAATCCCTTATGCATACACTACGGAAGGGGAACACAAATATTTAATTCCTGCAAATGCTTACTATGGAGTCACAGATTTAAAAAGTGCAAAAGAAGCTTGTGAGAGATTCAAAGGCACTTATGTTTGTTACGATCCAAGTAAATGTTGGCAATAA
- a CDS encoding DoxX family protein: protein MSESDPIKRNISQTILRILLGAFLVFAGAGHLTWHRTEFLAQVPTWLPINADLVVLLSGVVEIVLGLSLVFLRSKQVQVGWVVALFFVLIFPGNISQYVNGISAFGLDTDRARLIRLFFQPVLVLWAIWSCGSWADFQAKRKN, encoded by the coding sequence ATGAGTGAATCAGATCCAATCAAAAGAAATATTTCCCAGACAATCTTACGAATTCTACTAGGTGCATTTTTGGTCTTTGCTGGAGCAGGCCACCTAACTTGGCATAGAACAGAATTTTTGGCACAGGTGCCAACTTGGTTACCGATCAATGCTGATTTGGTTGTTCTATTATCAGGTGTAGTGGAAATCGTTTTGGGATTGTCCCTTGTTTTTCTTCGCAGCAAACAAGTGCAAGTTGGTTGGGTTGTGGCATTGTTTTTTGTTTTAATCTTCCCTGGAAATATTTCGCAATATGTGAATGGGATTAGTGCTTTTGGTTTGGATACCGATAGGGCTCGTTTGATTCGTTTGTTTTTCCAACCGGTGCTGGTTTTATGGGCGATTTGGAGTTGTGGTTCCTGGGCTGACTTTCAAGCGAAAAGAAAAAACTAA
- a CDS encoding CoA-binding protein yields the protein MNVADSEIKSLLTSYQNITVYGLSNDPSKPSHYVPVYIRDKGWGVVGTYPKEHSVGGFTIYKSLKDVPKENRKFIDVFRSSDKIPEVIDEILSLGGTEVIWLQLGIYHPEAEKKAEEAGIRVVSNRCLIIEHRNYF from the coding sequence ATGAATGTAGCTGATTCCGAAATCAAATCCCTCCTCACATCTTACCAGAATATTACAGTTTACGGACTCAGTAACGATCCTTCCAAACCAAGCCACTATGTTCCTGTTTACATCAGAGACAAAGGTTGGGGAGTGGTAGGTACCTATCCCAAAGAACATAGTGTAGGTGGATTTACTATCTATAAAAGTTTAAAAGATGTACCAAAAGAAAACCGTAAGTTTATCGACGTGTTTCGTAGCTCCGATAAAATTCCAGAAGTGATCGATGAAATCTTAAGTTTAGGTGGGACTGAAGTAATTTGGCTTCAATTGGGAATCTATCACCCAGAGGCGGAAAAAAAAGCAGAAGAAGCAGGCATCCGTGTTGTTTCCAATCGATGCCTAATCATAGAACACAGAAATTATTTTTAA
- a CDS encoding nitrate reductase, giving the protein MTRESYPSTCSYCGVGCGVTVHKTNSTEIFIEGDTEHPANKGHLCSKGMNLHYTVMDKTDRVLYPLHRKDRNNQLSKVSWDFALSGIADQFKKLIQTYGPDSVGFYVSGQLLTEEYYIINKLIKGFIGSNNIDTNSRLCMSSAVVGYKMALGEDSVPITYEDIELADCFLIAGANPAWCHPILFRRIEAHKKKHPEIKIIVVDPRRTDTCEDADLHLQIHPGTDIFLFHAIAKILIVNNWIDSDFIQKHTEGIEDLKLLLSEFDVESAAEICGIPVSDIHLAASYIGKAKGFLSLWAMGLNQSVVGVNKNLALINLSLLTGKIGKPGSGPFSLTGQPNAMGGREVGGLCNLLPAHRDLSNLRHREEVAKFWGVETEVIQSKPGFTAVEMFENLRTGKMKAVWIICTNPTTSLPDARMVEQGLRAAELVVVQDISLNSAAIPFADYVLPAAGWAEKQGTMTNSDRRVTYLSKILEPPGQALADTFIIKKFADKMGFGSSFSYQTEEDVFLEHCALTKNTKIDISGLDYTILKEKRSVQWPYPHKDHGGTPRLFSDHIFYRANGKAKIFNVSPEDTSEKTSELFPFILTTGRIRDQWHTMTRTGKVRKLMEHKSEPYLEIHPEDAKRIALEDGVIAEVSNERGLVRVRSKITDTIKQGTVFLPMHWGKKNKNDESRANNLTNKDYDPFSKQPGFKISAVQVKPFTKEKEKILIIGGGNSTYAFIKNYKELVPSDEITVICKEEYPLYNRILLPDFISGEKEFQELSNANSEEVVSWNINLHTSTSVTEILPEAKIVKDSFGNSFSYNKLILATGSSPQIPKYIAEDMVGVFSLRAKNDADRIKGFFVPDSHALIVGGGLLGLELAAALKSLNVKVTVLVRTDRLMSKQLDSIACEILKEEIEKRDIEVLFNSEISKVNGFGRVTNVELKDGRKLFPDGIVYAMGTSPNLQLAKGLGFELGEGIKVNEFLQTNDPDIYAIGEVAEHTSGVYGTVLAAEEQAKIAALHIYGYKYKTYTGSLHSNLLKIPGLELVSLRLPGVSFENLSDEYEEIVFLDRKRRRYKKCIVKADKLVGAILIGDKAEFVEYKNLISSGVELGEKRGKLLSGGTSTKPPKGALVCSCNSVGRGNIEDEIKNGANNLETIMANTGAGTGCGSCRPEVNQIIKQMQGLSKTSV; this is encoded by the coding sequence ATGACAAGAGAATCCTATCCTTCGACTTGCTCCTACTGCGGAGTTGGTTGCGGAGTTACCGTACATAAAACTAATTCCACTGAGATTTTCATCGAAGGGGATACGGAACATCCTGCGAATAAAGGACACTTATGTTCAAAGGGAATGAACTTACATTATACGGTAATGGATAAAACTGATCGGGTTCTTTATCCATTACATAGAAAAGATAGAAACAATCAATTATCGAAAGTTAGTTGGGATTTCGCTTTGTCTGGAATTGCAGACCAGTTTAAAAAATTGATTCAGACTTATGGACCTGATTCTGTCGGGTTTTATGTATCGGGTCAACTTCTTACAGAAGAATATTATATTATTAACAAACTCATTAAAGGCTTTATTGGTAGTAACAATATTGATACAAACTCTAGACTCTGCATGAGTTCTGCCGTAGTTGGATATAAAATGGCATTAGGGGAAGATAGTGTCCCAATTACATATGAAGATATTGAGTTAGCTGATTGTTTTTTAATTGCTGGCGCTAATCCTGCTTGGTGTCATCCCATTTTATTTCGTAGGATCGAAGCACATAAGAAGAAACATCCTGAAATAAAGATCATCGTAGTTGATCCAAGAAGAACTGATACATGTGAAGATGCTGACTTACATTTGCAAATCCATCCTGGTACAGATATTTTTCTTTTTCATGCTATCGCAAAGATTCTTATCGTTAACAATTGGATCGATTCTGATTTTATTCAAAAGCATACAGAAGGGATCGAAGACTTAAAACTCCTATTGTCAGAGTTCGACGTAGAGTCAGCAGCCGAAATATGTGGTATCCCCGTTAGTGATATTCATTTAGCAGCATCTTATATTGGTAAGGCGAAAGGATTTTTGTCACTTTGGGCGATGGGATTAAACCAAAGTGTAGTGGGTGTCAATAAAAACTTGGCACTTATCAATTTGTCCCTCCTAACAGGAAAAATTGGAAAACCAGGAAGTGGCCCATTTTCTTTAACTGGCCAACCAAATGCTATGGGAGGCAGGGAAGTTGGGGGTTTGTGTAATTTACTACCGGCACACCGAGATTTGAGTAATCTTAGACACCGGGAAGAAGTGGCAAAGTTTTGGGGAGTAGAAACCGAAGTCATTCAAAGTAAACCTGGGTTTACTGCTGTGGAGATGTTTGAAAATCTAAGAACAGGAAAGATGAAAGCAGTATGGATTATTTGTACAAACCCAACAACAAGTTTGCCTGATGCACGTATGGTTGAACAAGGATTACGTGCTGCCGAGCTTGTTGTGGTTCAAGATATATCTTTGAATTCTGCTGCAATCCCTTTTGCCGATTATGTTCTTCCAGCTGCTGGATGGGCAGAAAAACAAGGAACTATGACAAATTCGGATCGTAGGGTTACTTATCTTTCAAAAATTCTGGAGCCACCTGGTCAAGCGTTAGCTGATACTTTTATCATTAAAAAATTTGCAGATAAAATGGGGTTTGGGTCTTCTTTTAGTTATCAAACAGAAGAAGATGTTTTTTTAGAGCATTGCGCTTTAACTAAAAATACAAAGATTGATATTAGTGGACTCGATTATACGATTTTAAAAGAAAAACGATCTGTACAATGGCCTTATCCTCATAAAGATCACGGGGGAACTCCTCGTTTATTTTCTGATCATATTTTTTATCGGGCGAATGGAAAAGCAAAGATCTTTAACGTTTCACCTGAAGACACTTCCGAAAAAACTTCTGAGTTGTTTCCCTTTATTTTAACTACAGGAAGAATTCGTGATCAGTGGCATACCATGACAAGGACTGGGAAGGTTCGAAAATTGATGGAACACAAATCGGAGCCATATCTAGAGATCCATCCAGAAGATGCAAAACGAATTGCTCTCGAAGATGGTGTCATTGCTGAAGTTTCAAATGAAAGAGGACTTGTAAGAGTTCGCTCTAAAATCACTGATACGATTAAACAGGGAACTGTTTTTTTACCAATGCATTGGGGTAAAAAAAATAAAAACGATGAATCCAGGGCCAACAATCTAACGAATAAAGACTATGATCCATTTTCCAAACAACCAGGATTTAAAATTTCTGCGGTTCAAGTAAAACCTTTTACCAAAGAGAAAGAAAAAATTCTGATCATTGGTGGTGGTAATAGTACTTATGCTTTTATAAAAAATTATAAAGAATTAGTTCCTAGTGATGAAATCACTGTTATTTGTAAGGAAGAATATCCACTTTATAATCGAATCCTCCTTCCTGATTTTATCAGTGGTGAAAAAGAATTTCAAGAGCTCTCCAATGCTAATTCGGAAGAAGTTGTTTCGTGGAATATCAATTTACACACTTCAACATCAGTCACAGAAATTTTGCCAGAAGCAAAAATAGTGAAGGATTCTTTTGGTAATTCTTTTTCGTATAACAAACTGATTTTGGCAACGGGAAGTTCTCCTCAGATTCCGAAATACATTGCGGAAGATATGGTTGGAGTATTTAGTTTAAGAGCAAAAAACGATGCGGATCGAATTAAAGGTTTTTTTGTTCCCGATTCCCATGCATTAATTGTTGGTGGAGGACTTCTTGGTTTGGAATTGGCCGCTGCTTTAAAATCGTTGAATGTAAAAGTAACTGTCCTTGTAAGAACGGATCGATTAATGTCCAAACAATTAGATTCCATTGCCTGTGAAATCTTAAAAGAAGAGATTGAAAAACGTGACATTGAGGTATTATTTAATTCTGAAATTTCCAAAGTGAATGGTTTTGGACGAGTCACAAATGTTGAGTTAAAGGATGGTCGTAAACTATTTCCAGATGGTATTGTCTATGCCATGGGAACAAGTCCAAATTTGCAGTTAGCAAAAGGATTAGGATTTGAATTGGGTGAAGGAATCAAAGTAAACGAATTTTTACAAACAAACGATCCTGATATTTATGCAATTGGAGAAGTTGCTGAGCACACAAGTGGTGTGTATGGAACTGTTCTTGCTGCCGAAGAACAAGCAAAAATTGCCGCCTTACATATATATGGCTACAAATATAAAACCTATACTGGTTCCTTACATTCCAATTTATTAAAAATTCCTGGACTTGAATTGGTGTCTCTAAGACTTCCAGGAGTTTCATTTGAAAATCTTTCCGATGAATACGAAGAAATTGTTTTTTTAGATCGGAAACGAAGACGTTATAAAAAATGTATAGTGAAAGCTGACAAGTTAGTTGGTGCCATCCTTATCGGTGATAAAGCAGAGTTTGTTGAATATAAGAACTTAATTTCCAGTGGAGTGGAACTTGGTGAAAAACGAGGAAAACTTCTTTCTGGTGGAACAAGCACCAAACCACCAAAAGGTGCATTGGTTTGTTCGTGTAACAGTGTTGGCCGTGGCAATATTGAAGATGAAATCAAAAACGGAGCCAACAATTTAGAAACCATCATGGCAAACACAGGAGCGGGGACTGGGTGTGGGAGCTGCCGTCCTGAGGTAAACCAAATCATCAAACAAATGCAAGGACTTTCCAAAACCTCCGTTTGA
- a CDS encoding PepSY-associated TM helix domain-containing protein, with the protein MRPILILWDLSRAGSFSLKAKTWYKLHMVLGIFGASFLLVLGVTGSLLVYGKELQAFTGLLTIEEKQERLGFDLLYKRLLEQVPEGSVAGWLVSDSKDQADQVWFHNLEIPSRETVYLINPYDGNVTGKLKENRSDSLYGFLLVLHYSLFLGGVGYFFTGCIALIYLFLAISGIKLYKRFWISLFRFHFKVSLQILFSDLHKFVGINAIWFHLILAITGGWWSLRDTLIIRHPEEKVVHHLWSSEYSINQLLDETKIKIPGFQLGYISFPHHSQEEPIGFYGNRLDSSGLESRYGSYVRYDVNTKQIIDQVDISKESFGNRVLDSFRPLHFGTFANHLSKVIWVIGGLTPAILAISGISIFYFKRKNRRRTQKILLSSSV; encoded by the coding sequence ATGAGACCTATTCTCATTTTATGGGATTTATCTAGAGCTGGGAGTTTTTCTTTGAAAGCAAAAACTTGGTATAAGTTGCATATGGTCCTCGGAATTTTTGGGGCTAGTTTCCTTTTGGTTTTGGGAGTGACGGGTTCGCTTTTGGTTTATGGAAAAGAACTCCAGGCGTTCACAGGCCTTCTTACTATTGAGGAAAAACAAGAGCGATTAGGATTTGATCTTCTATACAAACGATTGTTAGAGCAGGTTCCGGAAGGAAGTGTTGCGGGTTGGCTCGTCTCTGATAGCAAAGACCAAGCCGACCAGGTTTGGTTTCATAATTTAGAAATTCCTAGTAGAGAAACGGTTTATTTGATTAATCCTTATGATGGGAATGTTACCGGAAAATTAAAAGAAAATCGAAGCGATAGTTTATATGGATTCCTCCTTGTTTTGCATTATAGTCTTTTTCTTGGAGGAGTCGGTTATTTTTTTACTGGATGTATAGCGCTTATTTATTTGTTTTTGGCAATCAGTGGAATTAAACTCTATAAACGATTTTGGATTAGTCTTTTTCGATTCCATTTCAAAGTAAGTTTACAGATCCTATTTTCTGATTTACACAAGTTTGTTGGCATTAATGCAATATGGTTCCATTTGATTTTGGCGATCACCGGTGGATGGTGGAGTCTAAGGGATACTTTGATCATTAGACATCCAGAGGAAAAAGTGGTTCATCATCTCTGGTCATCGGAATATTCCATTAACCAGTTGTTAGATGAAACGAAAATAAAAATCCCAGGTTTTCAATTAGGATATATATCTTTCCCACATCATTCGCAAGAGGAACCAATTGGGTTCTATGGGAATCGTTTAGATTCATCTGGATTGGAAAGTCGATATGGTTCTTATGTTCGTTATGATGTGAATACCAAACAAATAATTGATCAAGTAGATATTTCGAAAGAGAGTTTTGGTAATAGAGTATTGGATTCTTTCCGTCCCTTACATTTTGGAACTTTTGCCAATCATTTGAGTAAAGTGATTTGGGTGATTGGTGGACTGACTCCGGCGATCCTTGCGATCAGTGGAATTAGTATTTTTTATTTTAAAAGAAAGAATAGAAGAAGAACTCAAAAAATTCTTCTGAGTTCTTCTGTTTGA
- a CDS encoding methyl-accepting chemotaxis protein translates to MHSKLKTYFILSFLAFGLLLLFTLAIVLQVQNALPKNLTMAIGIALTILLIFSFFFGLSLSSWFEKIFGKLEIAFKDVGLGNLQTRLVFKKNDLLAEFYSSFHRMLQAQEELIQHIKTSADTLSSDSQEMKLVTLDFASNLQSQSAATEEVSASIEEISGVAVSISNIAENNSQSMSNLTSEVDRLSLAIDKTGEHVEGTLDSIKNIIDRAEAGKNTLRTMNEAMDNLSQSSLEISKTVDVISKISEQVNMLALNASIEAARAGDAGRGFAVVAEEVSKLAERTASAVKGIDSLMKKNQNDVSLGRERIEKTTMEIQEIIGNIDSISEKITEVHSAVNTQKELKNKLLLEATFVKERSEEIKEAVTEHKTATNEVMASVSSISQSSFSNSESSDLLAEKITAIANTANKLISMVDLFKTNVASDESSISERDESTHKLQFRSDIGSIYYIKEKDLLEVVWTPNFSEDKYIEILNEALNIIHKYNIRKWLADTRRMGLVTRSAQEWVNVNWFPKASNSSLRKMAVVVPNSALAAISIDDQTLKTGNVELKSVPSLESGITWLND, encoded by the coding sequence ATGCATTCAAAACTTAAAACCTATTTCATCCTTTCTTTTTTGGCCTTCGGATTGCTTTTGCTTTTCACCTTGGCCATAGTTTTGCAGGTCCAAAATGCATTACCTAAAAACCTAACAATGGCCATTGGGATTGCTCTGACGATATTATTAATTTTCAGCTTTTTCTTTGGATTATCACTAAGTTCTTGGTTTGAAAAGATTTTTGGAAAATTAGAAATAGCTTTTAAAGACGTTGGACTTGGAAATTTACAAACCCGACTTGTTTTCAAAAAGAATGATTTACTTGCAGAATTCTATTCAAGCTTTCATAGAATGTTACAAGCACAAGAAGAACTTATTCAACATATTAAAACTTCCGCTGATACATTATCTTCCGACTCTCAAGAAATGAAACTTGTCACTCTTGACTTTGCATCCAACTTACAATCCCAATCAGCAGCGACAGAAGAGGTTTCAGCATCAATAGAAGAAATTTCTGGAGTTGCGGTGTCTATCTCAAATATAGCAGAAAATAATTCACAAAGTATGAGCAACTTAACTTCGGAGGTAGATCGGTTATCGTTAGCTATTGATAAAACGGGAGAACATGTCGAAGGCACTCTTGATTCAATTAAGAATATTATTGATCGTGCGGAAGCAGGAAAAAATACACTTCGAACAATGAATGAAGCTATGGACAATTTGTCCCAAAGTTCACTTGAAATTTCAAAAACAGTCGATGTCATCTCAAAAATCAGTGAACAAGTCAATATGCTTGCCCTTAATGCATCGATTGAAGCTGCGCGTGCTGGTGACGCAGGAAGAGGCTTTGCGGTTGTTGCCGAAGAAGTTTCAAAACTTGCAGAAAGAACTGCTAGCGCTGTCAAGGGAATCGACTCTCTGATGAAGAAAAATCAAAACGATGTTTCTTTAGGAAGAGAACGAATTGAAAAAACAACTATGGAAATCCAAGAGATTATTGGAAACATTGATTCTATCTCAGAAAAGATTACAGAAGTCCACTCTGCCGTGAATACACAGAAAGAACTAAAAAACAAACTTTTGTTAGAAGCTACTTTTGTTAAAGAGAGATCAGAAGAAATCAAAGAAGCAGTCACTGAACACAAAACAGCTACAAACGAAGTAATGGCATCTGTCTCCTCCATTAGCCAGTCATCCTTTAGCAATTCAGAAAGTAGCGACTTACTTGCTGAAAAAATTACTGCCATTGCCAATACAGCAAATAAACTAATTTCAATGGTTGATCTTTTTAAAACAAATGTAGCTTCCGATGAATCATCAATTTCCGAAAGGGATGAATCCACTCACAAGCTCCAATTCCGTTCTGATATCGGAAGTATTTATTATATAAAAGAAAAAGATCTATTAGAAGTTGTTTGGACACCAAATTTTAGCGAAGATAAATACATAGAGATTCTAAACGAAGCCCTGAATATTATACATAAATATAACATTCGCAAGTGGCTTGCCGACACAAGAAGGATGGGTCTTGTCACACGCTCTGCTCAAGAATGGGTGAATGTCAACTGGTTCCCTAAAGCAAGTAATTCGAGTCTAAGAAAAATGGCTGTTGTCGTTCCCAACTCGGCTTTAGCTGCCATTTCCATTGATGACCAAACTCTCAAAACAGGTAATGTTGAATTAAAATCCGTACCTAGTTTGGAATCAGGAATCACTTGGTTAAACGACTAA
- a CDS encoding TonB-dependent receptor gives MTFLFENRSHINNSIRKPNLSQIRIFFLQTALALSSIFIFSVLFAVPLLSQNQEKNPQAPTGTGGTEPVANPSSKPMEGGIRVTGKKDPRDREILRTPNSISRLNEQDIQDAGINRTNDIDKQVPNFSIIDSGSRNFTYFNIRGMRSIAFSEPAVGLILDGIPLNDNVALNTELYGLENIEVYRGSQATLFGKNFQGGVVEIKTKKPTNVAEGKITYDAGNYKKQETSVYYNAPIIHDKLFFGIAGKSTEREGYLSNITGFYYPNNRPYELPVEIYKTHPDGRKGKAGRFRLYFTPNDIFEADLQISAESFDDGSLNLVNYLGAKSEREKALLQGCVAMPSNCSKLYGTYINRVNGDRKVYWDYEGKSNVTGNTYSLATTTKLPNANLKTASAIRKMDIDPITADSDFTTTDQNRSIYVEKATTFLNDIYFESKDKHDPLQFKAGIYASNKITNIDQAREHRSQVYVINDFPGLSAPTREKNLSRLHDKNVSFYTHNSYTFADKFTVTLGARIERQESRLSHTEQAVGISRANNPLGETLVLSDPYTINNRYNYNVSRLIFDYKPIDNLMFFIGFSRGYKNAGYSTVVNVPDRAAFKPEINDTIEAGIKSEFFKGKFGLKYTQFYTETQDFHVVRAINLSQYINLNAELVTIRGYELESFIKPQKDTKIGLSAGYTEGIFNKFHDSVLNRDFNGKWVHFIPKYDIVSYLQYRNEYGIFFRGEFQAVGQMYFAADNTVYSDPYYVINSRIGYETDTVSAYLYMNNINDRYYFTSYIDGTFQAVPGAPKTYGFMLTYKI, from the coding sequence ATGACTTTCCTTTTTGAGAATCGATCTCATATAAATAATTCGATCAGAAAGCCAAATCTTTCTCAAATTCGTATTTTCTTCCTCCAAACTGCCCTAGCCCTTTCCTCTATTTTCATTTTCTCTGTCTTATTCGCAGTCCCCCTCCTCTCCCAAAACCAAGAGAAAAATCCCCAGGCCCCAACAGGTACTGGAGGAACAGAACCTGTAGCCAATCCAAGTTCCAAACCAATGGAGGGAGGAATTCGTGTCACGGGCAAAAAAGACCCGAGAGATCGCGAAATCCTTCGAACCCCCAATAGCATCAGTCGTTTGAATGAACAAGACATCCAAGATGCAGGTATCAACCGGACCAATGATATCGATAAACAGGTTCCCAATTTTTCCATCATCGATTCTGGATCACGTAACTTTACGTATTTTAATATTCGGGGGATGCGGAGCATTGCCTTTAGTGAACCGGCGGTAGGATTAATCTTAGATGGGATTCCTCTAAATGATAACGTGGCACTTAACACAGAGTTATATGGTCTTGAAAATATCGAAGTTTATCGTGGGAGCCAAGCAACTTTATTTGGAAAGAATTTTCAAGGTGGTGTTGTTGAAATTAAAACAAAAAAACCAACGAACGTTGCTGAAGGAAAAATCACATATGATGCAGGGAATTATAAAAAACAAGAAACTTCAGTCTACTATAATGCCCCAATCATCCATGATAAACTTTTTTTTGGAATTGCCGGGAAAAGTACCGAACGAGAGGGATACCTTTCCAACATAACCGGTTTTTATTATCCTAACAACCGTCCCTATGAACTCCCTGTTGAAATCTACAAAACACATCCCGATGGAAGGAAGGGGAAAGCCGGACGTTTTCGTTTATATTTTACTCCAAACGATATTTTTGAAGCTGATCTACAAATCAGTGCCGAAAGTTTCGATGATGGATCTTTAAACTTAGTAAACTATTTAGGGGCAAAATCAGAAAGAGAAAAGGCACTATTACAAGGTTGTGTTGCTATGCCATCCAACTGTTCCAAGTTATATGGAACTTATATCAACAGAGTAAACGGAGACAGAAAAGTATATTGGGATTATGAAGGAAAAAGCAATGTCACAGGGAACACTTATTCATTAGCGACAACAACCAAACTCCCAAATGCAAATTTAAAAACGGCATCAGCGATTCGAAAGATGGATATTGATCCAATTACAGCTGACTCCGACTTTACTACAACAGACCAAAATAGATCTATTTATGTAGAAAAAGCCACAACCTTTCTCAACGATATTTATTTTGAATCAAAAGATAAACATGACCCTTTGCAATTCAAAGCGGGGATTTACGCGTCAAACAAAATTACGAACATTGACCAAGCAAGAGAACATAGATCGCAAGTTTATGTTATTAATGATTTTCCAGGTCTTAGTGCACCAACAAGAGAGAAAAATTTATCAAGACTTCATGATAAAAACGTAAGTTTTTATACACATAATAGTTACACGTTTGCTGACAAATTCACAGTAACACTCGGAGCCAGGATAGAAAGACAAGAAAGTCGACTTTCACATACTGAACAAGCCGTTGGAATTTCGCGAGCGAATAATCCTTTGGGAGAAACTCTTGTGTTATCAGATCCATATACTATTAACAATCGATACAACTACAATGTCTCTCGTTTGATTTTTGATTACAAGCCCATTGATAATCTTATGTTTTTTATCGGCTTTAGTCGTGGATATAAAAACGCCGGTTATAGCACTGTAGTGAATGTTCCTGATAGGGCAGCTTTCAAACCAGAGATTAACGATACAATCGAAGCTGGTATCAAATCAGAATTCTTTAAGGGTAAATTTGGATTAAAGTATACACAGTTCTATACAGAAACGCAAGACTTTCACGTAGTCCGCGCCATCAACCTATCTCAGTATATAAATCTCAATGCGGAACTGGTTACGATAAGAGGTTATGAATTAGAATCATTTATTAAACCACAAAAAGATACTAAAATAGGACTCTCAGCTGGTTATACAGAAGGAATTTTCAACAAATTTCATGATTCCGTTCTAAACAGAGACTTCAATGGCAAGTGGGTTCACTTTATACCGAAATATGACATCGTAAGTTATCTCCAATATAGAAACGAATATGGAATATTCTTTCGCGGTGAATTCCAGGCAGTTGGCCAGATGTATTTTGCAGCAGATAACACTGTGTATAGCGATCCTTATTATGTAATCAATTCAAGAATTGGATACGAAACTGATACCGTTTCTGCCTATCTTTATATGAACAACATTAATGACCGCTATTACTTCACCTCCTATATCGATGGGACATTCCAAGCTGTGCCTGGTGCACCAAAAACCTACGGATTTATGTTAACTTATAAAATTTAA